The segment CTGTCGACTCGACCACGTCGATGCCGACAGTACCCCCGGCGCCCAAGGCGCCGGCGAGCACACGATCGCGCTGACCCGGTGAACGTTCGTGGTCAGCGCACTAGCCGTGTGCTCGGATCTCTCCTACGTGCTCTATCTGGACGACCGGTGGTCCCCGTGGCCGCTGGGCGAACGCTGGTTGGCACGGGCACTCGAAATCCTGGAGGAGGACTCCCATGTGGAGCAGGTCTGCTTGACGCATCAGGGTGACGTCACCGACGAGGCAGCCCGACGAGTCTTCCCGCGATGGTTCTTCGCCGGCACGCCGAGCCTGCTCCGAGCAGATCGATTAAACCAGGTACTCCGGCTGGAAACCGCGAAACACGCCCCTCGGCGCTGGACCCGGTCGTGGGCCGAGCCCCCTTCGCTGCAGACGAGGCAACTCTCTCCAGGCGGGTTTCGGCTCGACGCCGGGCACGGTCGTCCGACGAGACCGCGCTGAGGTGGGCCGACCGCCTTGCCGGCTGGAAGAGTGGCTCGCTCACAGGCCTACGCGCTTGCGGAGATGATCGCGACGGAGCAGGACGATCGTGCGGTCCTGCAGCCGGATCCAGCCACGCGACTGGAGGCCTGGAGGATGCGGTTGATTTGCTGGCGGGTGCCGCCCACCATGCCAACGAGGTCGCGCTGGGGAGGTTGAGGCGCTGAACTCGACAACTCCGCGTGAAGCTGGGTCAGGGGCGGCGTTGACGAGCAGTTTCGCGATACGGGCGGGAAGGTCAAGGAAGAGAGATCGGCTGCCTGACCTGTCATCACCAGTGCACGGGCACCGCCGCCGACCCAGCGGCGATCTCTCAGAATGCCCGCCGGCTTCAATCACAAGCTCAGGCGCCCGCCAGCTCCGAGTCGGCGTCCTCCACCGGCACCTCGTGGGCCTGCACCCGGCCGGCCTGGATTTCCTCGGCCCAGTGGCAGGCGACGGTGTGGCCGCTGCGCAGCGCGCGCAGCTCGGGCTCCTCGTCGTGGCAGCGGGTGGGCTGGCGGAACGGGCAGCGCGTGTGGAAGCGGCAGCCGGGCGGGGGGTCGGCCGGCGAGGGCAGGTCGCCGGTAAGCAGGATGCGCTCGCGCCGCAGCTCGACCTCGGGGTCGGGGATGGGGATGGCCGAGAGCAGCGCGATCGTGTAGGGGTGCAGCGGCAGCTCGTACAGCTCGTCCGAGGGCGCCACCTCCACGATCCTCCCCAGGTACATGACCGCGATCCGGTCGGAGATGTGGCGGACCACGGCCAGGTCGTGGGCGACGAACAGGAAGGTGAGGCCGAACTCCTCCTGCAGCTCCTCGAGCAGGTTGATGACCTGGGCCTGGATGGACACGTCGAGGGCGGACACCGGCTCGTCGCAGATGATCAGGTCGGGACGGACGGCCAGGGCGCGGGCGATGCCGATGCGCTGGCGCTGGCCGCCGGAGAACTCGTGCGGGAAGCGGCCGGCGGCCTCGGCCGGGAGCCCGACCACCTCCAGCAGCTCGCGCACGCGGTCGTCGGCCGCCTTGCCGGCGGCGAGGCCGTGGGTGCGGATCGGCTCGGCCAGGATCGAGCCGACGCTCTGCCGCGGGTCCAGGCTCGAGAACGGGTCCTGGAAGATCATCTGCATGCGGCGCCGGAGCCGGCGCAGCTCCTCGCCCTTCAGCCCGGTCACGTCGACGCCGTCGAAGCGGACGCTGCCCTCGGTCGGCTCGATGAGGCGGAGGATCGCCTTGGAGGCCGTGCTCTTGCCGCAGCCCGACTCGCCCACGAGGCCGAGGGTCTCCCCCTGGTTCAGGTCGAGGTCGACGCCGTCGACGGCATAGACGGCCCCGATCTTGCGCTCGAACAGCAGCCCCGAGGTGATCGGGAAGTGGACCTTGAGGCCGCGGACCTCGAGCAGGCTCACCGGCGCTCCCTCCTCCCGCGCGAGGCCGCGGCGGCACCCGCCGTGCTCATCCGATCGGCTCCTTGGCCTCGGCGCCGACCGGGTTGAAGCAGCGCAGCAGGTGGTCGACCCCGGAACCTTGGGAGCCGGGAAGGCCGTCGGGGGCCAGCTCGGGCCTGTCGGTCGTGCAACGGCCGACACGGTTGCCGCAGCGCGGGGCGAACGCGCACGCCGAGGCCCAGGGGATGGTGTCCCGGGCCGAGCCCTTGATGGGGTGGAGCGGCTCGCCCCGCGCCTGGTCGAGGCGGGGCACCGAGGCGAGCAGTCCGGCCGTGTAGGGGTGGCGGGGGCGGGCGAACAGCTCGTAGCGGTCGGCTGACTCGATGAACCGCCCGGCGTACATGACGTGCACGGTCTCGCACATGCCGGCCACCACACCGAGGTCGTGGGTGATCAGCAGCAGGGCGGTGTCGCGCTCGGCGATGAGGGCGCGGAGCAGGTCCAGGATCTGCGCCTGGATGGTGACGTCGAGCGCGGTGGTCGGCTCGTCGGCGATCAGCAGCTTCGGCTGGCAGGCCAGGGCCATGGCGATCATGGCCCGCTGGCGCATGCCGCCCGAGAGCTGGTGAGGGTACTCGCGCACCCGGCGGCGGGCGGCCGAGATGCCGACCGCGTCGAGCAGCGACACCGCCTCCCGGGTGGCGGCCTCGCCCTTGAGGCCGAAGTGGCGGCGCAGCACCTCGGTGATCTGGCGGCCGATGGTGAGCACCGGGTTGAGCGAGGTCATCGGGTCCTGGAACACCA is part of the Actinomycetes bacterium genome and harbors:
- a CDS encoding ABC transporter ATP-binding protein, which translates into the protein MSLLEVRGLKVHFPITSGLLFERKIGAVYAVDGVDLDLNQGETLGLVGESGCGKSTASKAILRLIEPTEGSVRFDGVDVTGLKGEELRRLRRRMQMIFQDPFSSLDPRQSVGSILAEPIRTHGLAAGKAADDRVRELLEVVGLPAEAAGRFPHEFSGGQRQRIGIARALAVRPDLIICDEPVSALDVSIQAQVINLLEELQEEFGLTFLFVAHDLAVVRHISDRIAVMYLGRIVEVAPSDELYELPLHPYTIALLSAIPIPDPEVELRRERILLTGDLPSPADPPPGCRFHTRCPFRQPTRCHDEEPELRALRSGHTVACHWAEEIQAGRVQAHEVPVEDADSELAGA
- a CDS encoding ABC transporter ATP-binding protein, which gives rise to MPLLSVDDLSVVFQRRGRRPVRAVDGVSFEIEPGQTIGLVGESGCGKSVTSLAILGLLPKRGNQVGGSVRFGGRELLKLSDAELRDIRGREIAMVFQDPMTSLNPVLTIGRQITEVLRRHFGLKGEAATREAVSLLDAVGISAARRRVREYPHQLSGGMRQRAMIAMALACQPKLLIADEPTTALDVTIQAQILDLLRALIAERDTALLLITHDLGVVAGMCETVHVMYAGRFIESADRYELFARPRHPYTAGLLASVPRLDQARGEPLHPIKGSARDTIPWASACAFAPRCGNRVGRCTTDRPELAPDGLPGSQGSGVDHLLRCFNPVGAEAKEPIG